A stretch of the Gymnogyps californianus isolate 813 chromosome 15, ASM1813914v2, whole genome shotgun sequence genome encodes the following:
- the CCP110 gene encoding centriolar coiled-coil protein of 110 kDa isoform X3, with product MKMEDYEIFCKKHLSRIQEEAIKRETSFTAQHKNISLIQFRGVPVLSPLLSLEKKKEIQQYKQKALDLEAWRQNSRKRALLNRVQEILENVQIRRGPSVSDVNAREAENTCLDSDSKASTDCTALSDVNLACSPERHGSTELEKTPELRPSDTTGQVTSSVTEVVKAAEENVFSKQSESCFSKDIPCPRAATPDNMHNKLASHALQKQEGLGGLPSDEEVQDPYVMSLQNLMKKSRECIEKEQTKRSSKSNSKRSMSESHSDKENDGIKTTDSVKERAKLTGRSCTALTLDKPSLNKSNTLLQGASTRTNNTSMSTLSSFSKVDIPMRVGTPPLVDSDSDEEFKKTSIFDHDSSIVRSLTGSYAKLPSPEPSMSPKMHRRRPRPLSMGHIVINNPVNAYELSPKGKGRAMDLIMQDIADKNNVSESVPKFMVDFTMVCPSRVSGVNRNSSGPCDGLGAGKPNRHSFGHLESKGTLSATVEGQVVMDSRGPYKVETSTNIVAPKLNEPFAISQSTVTQKLLAVNETKPSSLLENTKCNSPVELNKSYDVENPSPLLMQSKNMQQQMDTPSVSPANEQFLENSFEKVKRRLDLDTDNCQKENSSCVLTVGMEEQGKQWLQEQKYPVGSVYITKNAAPDSMAKEDILKTKMLAFEEMRKRLEEQHAQQLSILIAEQEREQEKLQKELEEQERKLKGKKVATTEIEISKVNINSRMELEWRKKSESGLLESVQSQLETVHNANSTSIGFAHTTTPNTFASTSETSFFLWGPSGSGVIKTSVSRPSNRIKTRWTQVFSPEIQMKFDKITAVAKGFLTRRLLQTEKLKHLKQTVKDTMEFIKNFQSEAPLKRGNVSAQDASLHERVMAQLRAALYDIHDIFFTMEASERMNILRHDREVRKEKMLRQMDKVKSPRERATLSTATQKSLDRKKYMKASEMGMPSKKIIIKQKTPESRVLQPNQGQNAPVHRLLCRQGSICRKNPKKEAKCCDNLRRQHSLG from the exons ATGAAGATGGAGGACtatgaaatattctgtaagaAGCATCTTTCCAGAATCCAAGAAGAGgcaataaaaagagaaacctctttcaCTGCTCAGCACAAAAATATCTCCCTCATTCAATTCCGTGGAGTTCCTGTGCTTTCCCCTCTg CTtagcctggaaaagaaaaaggaaatacagcaaTATAAACAGAAAGCACTGGACCTAGAGGCCTGGAGACAGAACTCCCGGAAAAGAGCTTTATTGAATCGTGTACAGGAGATTCTAGAAAATGTTCAG atcaGGAGAGGACCTAGCGTGAGTGATGTGAACGCACGGGAGGCTGAGAATACTTGCCTTGATTCAGATTCAAAAGCTTCAACTGACTGCACAGCTCTATCAGATGTCAATTTGGCGTGTTCTCCTGAAAGGCATGGTTCCACAGAGCTTGAAAAGACACCAGAACTTAGGCCGTCAGATACTACTGGGCAGGTGACATCCAGTGTGACAGAAGTAgttaaagcagcagaagaaaatgttttttcaaagcaaagtgaGAGCTGCTTCTCAAAAGACATACCTTGTCCAAGGGCTGCGACTCCTGACAACATGCATAATAAGCTTGCGTCACATGCTTTGCAAAAGCAAGAGGGACTAGGAGGGTTGCCGTCAGACGAGGAAGTCCAAGATCCATACGTAATGAGTCTTCAGAACCTGATGAAGAAGTCTAGGGAGTGCATAGAGAAAGAGCAAACCAAGCGTAGCTCAAAAAGTAATTCAAAGAGGAGCATGAGTGAAAGTCattcagataaagaaaatgaTGGCATTAAAACAACTGACTCtgtgaaagaaagagcaaagcttACAGGCAGAAGTTGCACTGCTCTGACACTTGATAAACCCAGTCTTAATAAATCAAATACCCTTCTCCAAGGTGCCTCTACTCGTACAAATAACACAAGTATGTCCACTTTATCCAGTTTTTCTAAAGTGGACATACCTATGAGAGTTGGAACACCCCCACTGGTGGATTCGGATTCagatgaagaatttaaaaagacttCTATCTTTGATCATGACAGTAGCATTGTCAGGAGCCTCACAGGCTCTTACGCCAAATTGCCGAGCCCAGAGCCAAGCATGAGCCCTAAAATGCATCGAAGGCGCCCAAGACCTTTATCAATGGGACACATCGTTATAAATAACCCTGTGAATGCTTACGAGTTAAGTCCTAAAGGCAAGGGTAGAGCGATGGATTTAATCATGCAAGATATTGCAGATAAAAATAACGTGTCTGAATCAGTGCCAAAGTTCATGGTGGACTTCACTATGGTTTGCCCTAGCAGAGTTTCTGGTGTCAACAGGAATTCTTCAGGCCCTTGTGATGGGTTGGGGGCTGGCAAACCAAATCGCCATTCCTTTGGGCacttggaaagcaaaggaaCGTTGTCAGCTACAGTGGAAGGACAGGTAGTGATGGACAGCAGAGGGCCATATAAAGTAGAGACTAGTACTAATATTGTAGCTCCAAAATTGAATGAGCCATTTGCCATTAGTCAGTCTACTGTAACACAGAAGCTCCTAGCTGTGAATGAAACCAAACCATCTAGTTTGCTAGAAAATACTAAATGCAATTCTCCTGTAGAACTCAATAAATCTTACGACGTAGAAAACCCATCCCCACTACTAATGCAGAGCAAGAATATGCAACAGCAGATGGACACTCCAAGCGTTTCCCCAGCAAATGAGCAGTTTCtagaaaatagttttgaaaaggTAAAACGTAGACTTGATTTGGACACTGACAactgccaaaaagaaaacagttcctGTGTTCTAACAGTTGGAATGGAAGAACAAGGGAAGCAGTGGTtgcaagaacagaaatatcCTGTGGGATCAGTTTACATTACCAAGAATGCAGCCCCTGATAGTATGGCAAAAG aagacattttaaaaactaaaatgctgGCCTTTgaagaaatgaggaagagaCTTGAAGAACAGCATGCACAACAACTGTCGATTCTGATAGCTgaacaagagagagaacaggagaaaTTGCAGAAG gaactggaagagcaggagagaaagttgaaaggaaagaaggttGCTACAACGGAAATAGAAATTTCCAAAGTGAATATTAACAGCAGGATGGAGTtagagtggaggaaaaaaagtgaaagtggCTTGCTGGAAAGTGTGCAGTCTCAGCTGGAGACAGTCCATAATGCAAACTCTACCAGCATTG GTTTTGCTCATACTACAACACCTAACACCTTTGCTTCAACAAGTGAAACTTCATTCTTTCTCTGGGGACCATCAGGTAGTGGAGTTATAAAAACCTCAGTATCTAGGCCGAGTAACAGGATCAAAACTAGGTGGACtcag gttTTCAGTCCAGAGATACAAATGAAGTTTGATAAGATCACTGCTGTGGCAAAGGGGTTTCTCACTCGTAGACtcctgcagacagaaaaactgaaacatctTAAGCAAACTGTAAAA GATACTATGGAGTTCATAAAAAATTTTCAGTCTGAAGCTccattaaaaagaggaaatgtttcAGCACAAGATGCATCCCTTCATGAAAGAGTAATGGCTCAG CTGCGAGCTGCTCTGTATGACATCCATGACATCTTTTTTACAATGGAGGCATCAGAAAGAATGAATATTCTGCGTCATGATCGTGAAGTTCGTAAAGAGAAGATGCTCAGGCAAATG gATAAAGTAAAGAGCCCAAGAGAGAGAGCGACACTTTCAACAGCTACGCAGAAATCTCTGGACAGGAAAAAGTACATGAA GGCTTCAGAAATGGGAATGCCgagtaaaaaaataatcataaaacaaaaaactcctGAAAGCCG CGTACTTCAACCAAATCAAGGACAGAATGCCCCAGTTCATAGACTGCTTTGCAGACAAGG gAGCATATGCAGGAAGAACCCAAAGAAAGAAGCCAAATGTTGTGACAATTTAAGAAGACAACACTCACTGGGATaa
- the CCP110 gene encoding centriolar coiled-coil protein of 110 kDa isoform X1 — protein MKMEDYEIFCKKHLSRIQEEAIKRETSFTAQHKNISLIQFRGVPVLSPLLSLEKKKEIQQYKQKALDLEAWRQNSRKRALLNRVQEILENVQIRRGPSVSDVNAREAENTCLDSDSKASTDCTALSDVNLACSPERHGSTELEKTPELRPSDTTGQVTSSVTEVVKAAEENVFSKQSESCFSKDIPCPRAATPDNMHNKLASHALQKQEGLGGLPSDEEVQDPYVMSLQNLMKKSRECIEKEQTKRSSKSNSKRSMSESHSDKENDGIKTTDSVKERAKLTGRSCTALTLDKPSLNKSNTLLQGASTRTNNTSMSTLSSFSKVDIPMRVGTPPLVDSDSDEEFKKTSIFDHDSSIVRSLTGSYAKLPSPEPSMSPKMHRRRPRPLSMGHIVINNPVNAYELSPKGKGRAMDLIMQDIADKNNVSESVPKFMVDFTMVCPSRVSGVNRNSSGPCDGLGAGKPNRHSFGHLESKGTLSATVEGQVVMDSRGPYKVETSTNIVAPKLNEPFAISQSTVTQKLLAVNETKPSSLLENTKCNSPVELNKSYDVENPSPLLMQSKNMQQQMDTPSVSPANEQFLENSFEKVKRRLDLDTDNCQKENSSCVLTVGMEEQGKQWLQEQKYPVGSVYITKNAAPDSMAKEDILKTKMLAFEEMRKRLEEQHAQQLSILIAEQEREQEKLQKELEEQERKLKGKKVATTEIEISKVNINSRMELEWRKKSESGLLESVQSQLETVHNANSTSIGFAHTTTPNTFASTSETSFFLWGPSGSGVIKTSVSRPSNRIKTRWTQVFSPEIQMKFDKITAVAKGFLTRRLLQTEKLKHLKQTVKDTMEFIKNFQSEAPLKRGNVSAQDASLHERVMAQLRAALYDIHDIFFTMEASERMNILRHDREVRKEKMLRQMDKVKSPRERATLSTATQKSLDRKKYMKASEMGMPSKKIIIKQKTPESRVLQPNQGQNAPVHRLLCRQGTPKTSMKGVEQNRKKASESRVSNKAVSGAYAGRTQRKKPNVVTI, from the exons ATGAAGATGGAGGACtatgaaatattctgtaagaAGCATCTTTCCAGAATCCAAGAAGAGgcaataaaaagagaaacctctttcaCTGCTCAGCACAAAAATATCTCCCTCATTCAATTCCGTGGAGTTCCTGTGCTTTCCCCTCTg CTtagcctggaaaagaaaaaggaaatacagcaaTATAAACAGAAAGCACTGGACCTAGAGGCCTGGAGACAGAACTCCCGGAAAAGAGCTTTATTGAATCGTGTACAGGAGATTCTAGAAAATGTTCAG atcaGGAGAGGACCTAGCGTGAGTGATGTGAACGCACGGGAGGCTGAGAATACTTGCCTTGATTCAGATTCAAAAGCTTCAACTGACTGCACAGCTCTATCAGATGTCAATTTGGCGTGTTCTCCTGAAAGGCATGGTTCCACAGAGCTTGAAAAGACACCAGAACTTAGGCCGTCAGATACTACTGGGCAGGTGACATCCAGTGTGACAGAAGTAgttaaagcagcagaagaaaatgttttttcaaagcaaagtgaGAGCTGCTTCTCAAAAGACATACCTTGTCCAAGGGCTGCGACTCCTGACAACATGCATAATAAGCTTGCGTCACATGCTTTGCAAAAGCAAGAGGGACTAGGAGGGTTGCCGTCAGACGAGGAAGTCCAAGATCCATACGTAATGAGTCTTCAGAACCTGATGAAGAAGTCTAGGGAGTGCATAGAGAAAGAGCAAACCAAGCGTAGCTCAAAAAGTAATTCAAAGAGGAGCATGAGTGAAAGTCattcagataaagaaaatgaTGGCATTAAAACAACTGACTCtgtgaaagaaagagcaaagcttACAGGCAGAAGTTGCACTGCTCTGACACTTGATAAACCCAGTCTTAATAAATCAAATACCCTTCTCCAAGGTGCCTCTACTCGTACAAATAACACAAGTATGTCCACTTTATCCAGTTTTTCTAAAGTGGACATACCTATGAGAGTTGGAACACCCCCACTGGTGGATTCGGATTCagatgaagaatttaaaaagacttCTATCTTTGATCATGACAGTAGCATTGTCAGGAGCCTCACAGGCTCTTACGCCAAATTGCCGAGCCCAGAGCCAAGCATGAGCCCTAAAATGCATCGAAGGCGCCCAAGACCTTTATCAATGGGACACATCGTTATAAATAACCCTGTGAATGCTTACGAGTTAAGTCCTAAAGGCAAGGGTAGAGCGATGGATTTAATCATGCAAGATATTGCAGATAAAAATAACGTGTCTGAATCAGTGCCAAAGTTCATGGTGGACTTCACTATGGTTTGCCCTAGCAGAGTTTCTGGTGTCAACAGGAATTCTTCAGGCCCTTGTGATGGGTTGGGGGCTGGCAAACCAAATCGCCATTCCTTTGGGCacttggaaagcaaaggaaCGTTGTCAGCTACAGTGGAAGGACAGGTAGTGATGGACAGCAGAGGGCCATATAAAGTAGAGACTAGTACTAATATTGTAGCTCCAAAATTGAATGAGCCATTTGCCATTAGTCAGTCTACTGTAACACAGAAGCTCCTAGCTGTGAATGAAACCAAACCATCTAGTTTGCTAGAAAATACTAAATGCAATTCTCCTGTAGAACTCAATAAATCTTACGACGTAGAAAACCCATCCCCACTACTAATGCAGAGCAAGAATATGCAACAGCAGATGGACACTCCAAGCGTTTCCCCAGCAAATGAGCAGTTTCtagaaaatagttttgaaaaggTAAAACGTAGACTTGATTTGGACACTGACAactgccaaaaagaaaacagttcctGTGTTCTAACAGTTGGAATGGAAGAACAAGGGAAGCAGTGGTtgcaagaacagaaatatcCTGTGGGATCAGTTTACATTACCAAGAATGCAGCCCCTGATAGTATGGCAAAAG aagacattttaaaaactaaaatgctgGCCTTTgaagaaatgaggaagagaCTTGAAGAACAGCATGCACAACAACTGTCGATTCTGATAGCTgaacaagagagagaacaggagaaaTTGCAGAAG gaactggaagagcaggagagaaagttgaaaggaaagaaggttGCTACAACGGAAATAGAAATTTCCAAAGTGAATATTAACAGCAGGATGGAGTtagagtggaggaaaaaaagtgaaagtggCTTGCTGGAAAGTGTGCAGTCTCAGCTGGAGACAGTCCATAATGCAAACTCTACCAGCATTG GTTTTGCTCATACTACAACACCTAACACCTTTGCTTCAACAAGTGAAACTTCATTCTTTCTCTGGGGACCATCAGGTAGTGGAGTTATAAAAACCTCAGTATCTAGGCCGAGTAACAGGATCAAAACTAGGTGGACtcag gttTTCAGTCCAGAGATACAAATGAAGTTTGATAAGATCACTGCTGTGGCAAAGGGGTTTCTCACTCGTAGACtcctgcagacagaaaaactgaaacatctTAAGCAAACTGTAAAA GATACTATGGAGTTCATAAAAAATTTTCAGTCTGAAGCTccattaaaaagaggaaatgtttcAGCACAAGATGCATCCCTTCATGAAAGAGTAATGGCTCAG CTGCGAGCTGCTCTGTATGACATCCATGACATCTTTTTTACAATGGAGGCATCAGAAAGAATGAATATTCTGCGTCATGATCGTGAAGTTCGTAAAGAGAAGATGCTCAGGCAAATG gATAAAGTAAAGAGCCCAAGAGAGAGAGCGACACTTTCAACAGCTACGCAGAAATCTCTGGACAGGAAAAAGTACATGAA GGCTTCAGAAATGGGAATGCCgagtaaaaaaataatcataaaacaaaaaactcctGAAAGCCG CGTACTTCAACCAAATCAAGGACAGAATGCCCCAGTTCATAGACTGCTTTGCAGACAAGG aACCCCTAAGACCTCAATGAAGGGGGTTGAGCAAAATAGAAAGAAGGCCTCAGAGAGCAGAGTGTCTAACAAGGCTGTTTCAG gAGCATATGCAGGAAGAACCCAAAGAAAGAAGCCAAATGTTGTGACAATTTAA
- the CCP110 gene encoding centriolar coiled-coil protein of 110 kDa isoform X2 yields the protein MKMEDYEIFCKKHLSRIQEEAIKRETSFTAQHKNISLIQFRGVPVLSPLLSLEKKKEIQQYKQKALDLEAWRQNSRKRALLNRVQEILENVQIRRGPSVSDVNAREAENTCLDSDSKASTDCTALSDVNLACSPERHGSTELEKTPELRPSDTTGQVTSSVTEVVKAAEENVFSKQSESCFSKDIPCPRAATPDNMHNKLASHALQKQEGLGGLPSDEEVQDPYVMSLQNLMKKSRECIEKEQTKRSSKSNSKRSMSESHSDKENDGIKTTDSVKERAKLTGRSCTALTLDKPSLNKSNTLLQGASTRTNNTSMSTLSSFSKVDIPMRVGTPPLVDSDSDEEFKKTSIFDHDSSIVRSLTGSYAKLPSPEPSMSPKMHRRRPRPLSMGHIVINNPVNAYELSPKGKGRAMDLIMQDIADKNNVSESVPKFMVDFTMVCPSRVSGVNRNSSGPCDGLGAGKPNRHSFGHLESKGTLSATVEGQVVMDSRGPYKVETSTNIVAPKLNEPFAISQSTVTQKLLAVNETKPSSLLENTKCNSPVELNKSYDVENPSPLLMQSKNMQQQMDTPSVSPANEQFLENSFEKVKRRLDLDTDNCQKENSSCVLTVGMEEQGKQWLQEQKYPVGSVYITKNAAPDSMAKEDILKTKMLAFEEMRKRLEEQHAQQLSILIAEQEREQEKLQKELEEQERKLKGKKVATTEIEISKVNINSRMELEWRKKSESGLLESVQSQLETVHNANSTSIGFAHTTTPNTFASTSETSFFLWGPSGSGVIKTSVSRPSNRIKTRWTQVFSPEIQMKFDKITAVAKGFLTRRLLQTEKLKHLKQTVKDTMEFIKNFQSEAPLKRGNVSAQDASLHERVMAQLRAALYDIHDIFFTMEASERMNILRHDREVRKEKMLRQMDKVKSPRERATLSTATQKSLDRKKASEMGMPSKKIIIKQKTPESRVLQPNQGQNAPVHRLLCRQGTPKTSMKGVEQNRKKASESRVSNKAVSGAYAGRTQRKKPNVVTI from the exons ATGAAGATGGAGGACtatgaaatattctgtaagaAGCATCTTTCCAGAATCCAAGAAGAGgcaataaaaagagaaacctctttcaCTGCTCAGCACAAAAATATCTCCCTCATTCAATTCCGTGGAGTTCCTGTGCTTTCCCCTCTg CTtagcctggaaaagaaaaaggaaatacagcaaTATAAACAGAAAGCACTGGACCTAGAGGCCTGGAGACAGAACTCCCGGAAAAGAGCTTTATTGAATCGTGTACAGGAGATTCTAGAAAATGTTCAG atcaGGAGAGGACCTAGCGTGAGTGATGTGAACGCACGGGAGGCTGAGAATACTTGCCTTGATTCAGATTCAAAAGCTTCAACTGACTGCACAGCTCTATCAGATGTCAATTTGGCGTGTTCTCCTGAAAGGCATGGTTCCACAGAGCTTGAAAAGACACCAGAACTTAGGCCGTCAGATACTACTGGGCAGGTGACATCCAGTGTGACAGAAGTAgttaaagcagcagaagaaaatgttttttcaaagcaaagtgaGAGCTGCTTCTCAAAAGACATACCTTGTCCAAGGGCTGCGACTCCTGACAACATGCATAATAAGCTTGCGTCACATGCTTTGCAAAAGCAAGAGGGACTAGGAGGGTTGCCGTCAGACGAGGAAGTCCAAGATCCATACGTAATGAGTCTTCAGAACCTGATGAAGAAGTCTAGGGAGTGCATAGAGAAAGAGCAAACCAAGCGTAGCTCAAAAAGTAATTCAAAGAGGAGCATGAGTGAAAGTCattcagataaagaaaatgaTGGCATTAAAACAACTGACTCtgtgaaagaaagagcaaagcttACAGGCAGAAGTTGCACTGCTCTGACACTTGATAAACCCAGTCTTAATAAATCAAATACCCTTCTCCAAGGTGCCTCTACTCGTACAAATAACACAAGTATGTCCACTTTATCCAGTTTTTCTAAAGTGGACATACCTATGAGAGTTGGAACACCCCCACTGGTGGATTCGGATTCagatgaagaatttaaaaagacttCTATCTTTGATCATGACAGTAGCATTGTCAGGAGCCTCACAGGCTCTTACGCCAAATTGCCGAGCCCAGAGCCAAGCATGAGCCCTAAAATGCATCGAAGGCGCCCAAGACCTTTATCAATGGGACACATCGTTATAAATAACCCTGTGAATGCTTACGAGTTAAGTCCTAAAGGCAAGGGTAGAGCGATGGATTTAATCATGCAAGATATTGCAGATAAAAATAACGTGTCTGAATCAGTGCCAAAGTTCATGGTGGACTTCACTATGGTTTGCCCTAGCAGAGTTTCTGGTGTCAACAGGAATTCTTCAGGCCCTTGTGATGGGTTGGGGGCTGGCAAACCAAATCGCCATTCCTTTGGGCacttggaaagcaaaggaaCGTTGTCAGCTACAGTGGAAGGACAGGTAGTGATGGACAGCAGAGGGCCATATAAAGTAGAGACTAGTACTAATATTGTAGCTCCAAAATTGAATGAGCCATTTGCCATTAGTCAGTCTACTGTAACACAGAAGCTCCTAGCTGTGAATGAAACCAAACCATCTAGTTTGCTAGAAAATACTAAATGCAATTCTCCTGTAGAACTCAATAAATCTTACGACGTAGAAAACCCATCCCCACTACTAATGCAGAGCAAGAATATGCAACAGCAGATGGACACTCCAAGCGTTTCCCCAGCAAATGAGCAGTTTCtagaaaatagttttgaaaaggTAAAACGTAGACTTGATTTGGACACTGACAactgccaaaaagaaaacagttcctGTGTTCTAACAGTTGGAATGGAAGAACAAGGGAAGCAGTGGTtgcaagaacagaaatatcCTGTGGGATCAGTTTACATTACCAAGAATGCAGCCCCTGATAGTATGGCAAAAG aagacattttaaaaactaaaatgctgGCCTTTgaagaaatgaggaagagaCTTGAAGAACAGCATGCACAACAACTGTCGATTCTGATAGCTgaacaagagagagaacaggagaaaTTGCAGAAG gaactggaagagcaggagagaaagttgaaaggaaagaaggttGCTACAACGGAAATAGAAATTTCCAAAGTGAATATTAACAGCAGGATGGAGTtagagtggaggaaaaaaagtgaaagtggCTTGCTGGAAAGTGTGCAGTCTCAGCTGGAGACAGTCCATAATGCAAACTCTACCAGCATTG GTTTTGCTCATACTACAACACCTAACACCTTTGCTTCAACAAGTGAAACTTCATTCTTTCTCTGGGGACCATCAGGTAGTGGAGTTATAAAAACCTCAGTATCTAGGCCGAGTAACAGGATCAAAACTAGGTGGACtcag gttTTCAGTCCAGAGATACAAATGAAGTTTGATAAGATCACTGCTGTGGCAAAGGGGTTTCTCACTCGTAGACtcctgcagacagaaaaactgaaacatctTAAGCAAACTGTAAAA GATACTATGGAGTTCATAAAAAATTTTCAGTCTGAAGCTccattaaaaagaggaaatgtttcAGCACAAGATGCATCCCTTCATGAAAGAGTAATGGCTCAG CTGCGAGCTGCTCTGTATGACATCCATGACATCTTTTTTACAATGGAGGCATCAGAAAGAATGAATATTCTGCGTCATGATCGTGAAGTTCGTAAAGAGAAGATGCTCAGGCAAATG gATAAAGTAAAGAGCCCAAGAGAGAGAGCGACACTTTCAACAGCTACGCAGAAATCTCTGGACAGGAAAAA GGCTTCAGAAATGGGAATGCCgagtaaaaaaataatcataaaacaaaaaactcctGAAAGCCG CGTACTTCAACCAAATCAAGGACAGAATGCCCCAGTTCATAGACTGCTTTGCAGACAAGG aACCCCTAAGACCTCAATGAAGGGGGTTGAGCAAAATAGAAAGAAGGCCTCAGAGAGCAGAGTGTCTAACAAGGCTGTTTCAG gAGCATATGCAGGAAGAACCCAAAGAAAGAAGCCAAATGTTGTGACAATTTAA